One Fontisphaera persica DNA window includes the following coding sequences:
- a CDS encoding MnhB domain-containing protein codes for MRGPDSFIFRAMVRVAFFLINLLALYLLLRGHNLPGGGFIGGLATAISLVLLSLALGLEEMHRVLRFDPVRLAAAGLLLATLTGLLPLLAGRPFLEHFNAHFTRVPLLGELHVGTPLLFDIGVFLVVVGITTKIIFVLAKSTAGFRAMVQEEEARYSSPRETPIESDWLAEAATPPQQEKSSAPPPASAHSPRKEDHHAT; via the coding sequence ATGAGAGGTCCGGACTCCTTCATCTTTCGCGCCATGGTGCGAGTGGCCTTCTTTCTCATCAACCTGCTCGCCCTCTACCTGCTGCTCCGCGGCCACAATCTCCCCGGCGGCGGCTTCATTGGCGGTCTGGCCACGGCCATCTCCCTGGTGCTGCTCAGCCTTGCTCTGGGCTTGGAGGAAATGCATCGCGTGCTGCGCTTTGACCCGGTGCGGCTCGCGGCGGCGGGCCTGTTGCTGGCCACCTTGACCGGCCTGCTCCCCCTGCTGGCCGGCCGCCCTTTCCTCGAGCATTTCAATGCCCATTTCACCCGCGTGCCCCTCCTGGGCGAATTGCATGTAGGCACCCCGCTGCTCTTTGATATCGGCGTCTTTCTGGTGGTGGTCGGCATCACCACCAAAATCATTTTCGTCCTCGCCAAATCCACCGCCGGCTTCCGCGCCATGGTCCAGGAGGAAGAAGCCCGTTACAGTTCGCCCCGGGAAACCCCCATCGAAAGCGACTGGCTGGCTGAAGCGGCGACTCCTCCCCAGCAGGAGAAATCGAGCGCTCCTCCGCCCGCCTCAGCTCACTCCCCAAGAAAGGAAGACCACCATGCAACTTGA
- a CDS encoding sodium:proton antiporter — MQLETAILVGVLFACGTYLILQRSFVQILFGFVILSNAANLLVLSMAGLPDGKTPPIVGEPAAPMVDPLPQALILTAIVIGFGVIAYLVLLLYRLFLDQRTTNAAELYAETEADSHE, encoded by the coding sequence ATGCAACTTGAAACCGCCATCTTGGTCGGGGTTCTGTTCGCCTGCGGAACTTATCTCATTCTGCAGCGCAGTTTCGTGCAGATACTCTTTGGTTTCGTCATCCTGTCCAACGCCGCCAACCTGCTGGTCTTGAGCATGGCCGGCCTGCCGGACGGCAAGACGCCTCCCATCGTTGGCGAGCCAGCGGCGCCCATGGTGGACCCCCTGCCCCAGGCCTTGATCCTCACGGCCATTGTGATTGGCTTTGGCGTCATCGCCTACCTGGTCCTGCTGCTTTACCGGCTCTTTTTGGACCAGCGCACCACCAACGCCGCCGAGCTGTACGCTGAAACGGAGGCCGACTCCCACGAATGA
- a CDS encoding proton-conducting transporter membrane subunit: MNWAATPLLIPLLTALLLLLGRPGVGRRYVAACSALLQLGVALYLLSRTYAGETLVLPVGRWAAPFGIVLVMDTLSAVMVCLASLIALASLLYGFAESPVHLEHPLRLPLMQFLLLGINLSFCTGDLFNLFVGFEIMLIASYALLTLEADDWDIKQAYPYVAINLVGSALFLCAAGLAYGLFGTLNFADIALRSATMGADPRVQTLAMLLLVVFGIKAGLFPLYYWLPNSYPTLPYPLAALYAGMLTKVGVYVLARVFGTVLPHDLHFAHQGLAVLAGFTMVIAVLGALSRQFIRGILSFHILSQIGFMVLAIGFFTPLAFAAAIFYIIHHIIVKASLFLIGGVAAELNGSDNLARGGHLWRHAPWLGVLFLAQALSLAGLPPLSGFWGKYVILVVGFEQGRYLLVLAALVASLLTLMSMLKIWNATFWGGNAHTPLRLESPRWRPMTCVIAALTLLSLGIGLGAEGVMQIALQAAAQVLDQQGYAAAVFSAMGKGTLP, from the coding sequence ATGAACTGGGCCGCCACACCACTGTTGATTCCCCTGCTCACGGCGCTGCTCCTCTTGTTGGGGCGCCCTGGGGTGGGCCGTCGCTACGTGGCGGCCTGCTCCGCTCTCCTCCAACTGGGCGTGGCGCTGTACCTGCTCAGCCGCACTTATGCCGGGGAAACTTTGGTGCTGCCCGTCGGCCGCTGGGCGGCACCTTTCGGCATCGTGTTGGTGATGGACACCCTCTCCGCCGTCATGGTGTGCCTGGCCTCCCTCATCGCCCTGGCCTCCCTCCTCTACGGCTTTGCGGAAAGCCCCGTCCACCTGGAGCACCCCTTGCGCCTGCCGCTCATGCAATTTCTCCTCCTCGGCATCAACCTCTCCTTCTGCACGGGCGATCTCTTCAACCTTTTCGTCGGCTTCGAAATCATGCTGATTGCCTCCTACGCCCTGCTCACCCTCGAAGCCGATGACTGGGACATCAAACAAGCCTATCCCTACGTGGCCATCAATCTGGTGGGCAGCGCACTATTCCTGTGTGCCGCCGGCCTGGCTTACGGTCTGTTTGGCACGCTCAACTTTGCCGACATCGCCCTGCGCAGCGCCACGATGGGCGCCGACCCCCGCGTCCAAACCCTGGCCATGCTGCTGCTGGTGGTCTTTGGCATCAAAGCCGGCCTGTTTCCCCTCTATTACTGGCTGCCCAACAGTTATCCCACCCTCCCTTATCCCCTGGCCGCGCTGTATGCCGGCATGCTGACCAAGGTGGGCGTGTACGTCCTCGCTCGTGTTTTTGGCACCGTGCTGCCCCATGATTTGCATTTCGCCCATCAGGGGCTCGCCGTCCTGGCCGGCTTCACCATGGTCATCGCCGTGCTCGGCGCCCTCTCCCGCCAATTCATTCGCGGCATTCTCTCCTTTCACATCCTCAGCCAGATTGGCTTCATGGTCCTGGCCATTGGCTTTTTCACTCCTCTCGCTTTCGCTGCCGCCATTTTTTACATTATTCACCATATCATCGTTAAAGCTTCCCTTTTCCTCATCGGCGGAGTGGCGGCAGAACTCAACGGTAGCGACAATCTGGCGCGGGGCGGACACCTGTGGCGTCATGCCCCGTGGCTGGGCGTCCTCTTCCTGGCCCAGGCCCTTTCGCTCGCGGGTCTGCCGCCCCTCAGTGGTTTTTGGGGTAAATACGTCATCCTGGTGGTGGGCTTCGAGCAGGGACGCTATCTTCTGGTGCTGGCAGCCTTGGTGGCCAGTCTGTTGACGCTGATGAGCATGTTGAAAATCTGGAATGCCACCTTCTGGGGGGGCAACGCCCACACCCCCCTGCGCCTCGAAAGTCCTCGCTGGCGGCCCATGACCTGCGTCATTGCGGCCCTCACCCTCCTGTCACTGGGCATCGGCCTGGGCGCGGAAGGAGTCATGCAAATCGCCCTGCAAGCCGCCGCCCAGGTTCTGGACCAGCAAGGCTACGCTGCCGCCGTCTTCAGCGCTATGGGGAAAGGAACACTCCCATGA
- a CDS encoding Na+/H+ antiporter subunit E — translation MKAFGLNLLIATIWLLLSQAPSPAVFALGFLVGFIFLAAFRSVVGAENYIRRWAGLARFLWFFTREFIIANLNVAWTVLFRPLAALRPGFVAYDVTGLTRTEILILSYCLTLTPGTTTVEISPDFRTLIFHALDAQDPEQLRAQLDQKLKPALLAFTR, via the coding sequence ATGAAAGCCTTCGGCTTGAACCTGCTTATCGCCACCATCTGGCTGCTGCTCAGCCAGGCGCCTTCCCCGGCAGTGTTCGCCCTCGGTTTTCTGGTGGGCTTCATCTTCCTTGCCGCCTTCCGGAGCGTGGTGGGCGCGGAGAATTACATCCGCCGCTGGGCCGGCCTGGCCCGTTTTCTCTGGTTCTTCACGCGAGAGTTCATCATCGCCAACCTTAACGTCGCCTGGACCGTCCTCTTTCGCCCCCTCGCCGCCTTGCGCCCCGGATTTGTCGCCTACGATGTCACCGGCCTCACCCGCACAGAAATTCTCATTCTCTCCTACTGCCTGACTTTGACCCCCGGCACCACCACCGTCGAAATCAGCCCGGACTTTCGCACCCTGATTTTTCATGCCCTGGACGCGCAAGACCCGGAACAATTGCGCGCCCAGCTTGACCAAAAACTCAAACCCGCCCTCCTGGCCTTCACCCGATGA
- a CDS encoding monovalent cation/H+ antiporter complex subunit F, protein MIAIVIPIAFAMLFLAILLGLYRLARGPTVLDRVLAFDLITTCAVGMIILLSIQWQTPLFLELILVFALLGFLTTVAFVGHLRQTRQPPGPPSTPSSPASPGAP, encoded by the coding sequence ATGATCGCCATCGTCATCCCCATTGCCTTTGCGATGCTTTTCCTGGCCATCCTCCTGGGTCTCTATCGTCTGGCCCGCGGTCCCACCGTCCTGGATCGCGTGCTGGCCTTTGACCTGATTACCACCTGCGCTGTCGGCATGATTATCCTGCTCTCCATCCAGTGGCAAACTCCCTTGTTTCTGGAGCTGATTCTTGTGTTTGCCCTCCTGGGCTTTTTAACCACCGTGGCGTTCGTTGGCCATCTGCGCCAAACCCGCCAGCCCCCCGGTCCTCCATCCACCCCCTCTTCACCCGCATCTCCCGGCGCCCCATGA
- the mnhG gene encoding monovalent cation/H(+) antiporter subunit G, producing MIELLTFLCLLLGAALMLTAAIGVVRLPDVLCRSHAVAKALTLGIFLMLMGLWLQLEDPRQGLKIVLAIFFQVLTIPVSSHLIGLISRREMSPLPSAPPSTENKPRTIRP from the coding sequence ATGATTGAATTACTGACCTTCCTTTGTCTGCTCCTTGGCGCTGCCCTGATGCTCACCGCCGCCATCGGCGTTGTGCGTCTGCCGGATGTCCTCTGTCGCTCTCACGCGGTCGCCAAGGCCCTCACCCTGGGCATTTTCCTGATGCTGATGGGTCTCTGGCTGCAACTCGAAGACCCGCGGCAGGGACTTAAAATTGTCCTCGCCATTTTCTTCCAGGTGCTCACCATCCCGGTCTCCAGCCATCTCATCGGGCTTATCAGCCGCCGCGAGATGTCTCCACTCCCCTCCGCTCCACCCTCCACGGAAAACAAGCCCCGCACAATACGCCCCTAG
- a CDS encoding formylglycine-generating enzyme family protein → MSRSKSQGKRQPSPAAAGALGRREWLRCLAMGGAFFVLAARLRGQSPAATESAPLVPVGQDGFPAALIKAPTDPALWPAWRAALVKMRAEARARLNYSDALYRRADFAWVPSCFSCCFLMLNDERFLDARRGRYRVEEFLAEEAEKFGGYDAVVLWQAYPWIGLDDRNQFDYYRQLPGGLAGVRKMVRRFQARGVKVFLCYNPWDKGTRLGGEEHLVSLVRMVADLEADGIFLDTMDRAGGDFRRRLDAVRRGVALEGELELPLQNVHDHHLSWAQWWSEYDSRAPGVLRNKWFERRHMQHQIRRWEWDHSSELHTAWMNGSGMMVWENVFGQWVGWNPRDQSLLRAMLPIQRRFAALFSGEAWTPLVPTLQPDVFASQWGEGRERLWTLVNRATKAVQGPLLAIEGAGGLRCFDLVQGVEIRGETREGSLVLSGKIGPRGVGCFYALEKGPLPAGWSAFLRRQRAVHARASEDTAHGRSHARRVSMVPTAPYRQVPEGMVRIPGAEVELTVEFTERELGYYAASPDRPYSGRGLRTFTRRVVLKPYAMDATPVTNRQFAEFLRASKYRPAIRDNFLKHWENGRIPAGLEEHPVVYVTLEDARAYAAWAGKRLPTEEEWQYAAQGPAAFRYPWGNQDDAARRNGGQKGGTTPVTAFPHGRSPFGLYDCCGNVWELTESEHSDGRNRFVLLKGGCWYEAKGSVWYFDGGPRPNPHTAKLLCFWPGLDRWATVGFRCAVDLAG, encoded by the coding sequence ATGAGCAGGTCAAAATCACAGGGTAAACGACAGCCGAGTCCGGCGGCCGCCGGAGCCTTGGGACGGCGGGAATGGCTGCGGTGTCTGGCGATGGGCGGGGCATTTTTCGTGCTGGCTGCGCGGCTGCGCGGCCAGTCACCGGCGGCGACGGAGAGCGCTCCTTTGGTGCCGGTGGGGCAGGATGGATTTCCTGCAGCGCTGATCAAGGCACCAACGGATCCGGCTCTGTGGCCGGCTTGGCGCGCCGCCCTGGTGAAAATGCGAGCGGAGGCTCGTGCGCGTTTGAATTACTCCGACGCGCTTTATCGGCGGGCGGACTTCGCCTGGGTGCCGTCCTGCTTTTCCTGCTGTTTTTTAATGTTGAATGACGAGCGGTTTCTGGACGCGCGGCGCGGGCGTTATCGGGTGGAGGAGTTTTTGGCGGAGGAGGCAGAAAAATTTGGTGGCTATGACGCGGTGGTACTCTGGCAGGCCTACCCGTGGATTGGATTGGATGACCGCAACCAGTTTGATTATTACCGGCAGTTGCCCGGGGGGCTGGCCGGAGTGCGCAAGATGGTCCGGCGATTTCAGGCGCGCGGCGTAAAAGTATTTCTTTGTTACAACCCGTGGGATAAAGGGACCCGCTTGGGCGGCGAGGAGCATCTGGTGTCACTGGTTCGCATGGTGGCCGATTTGGAGGCCGATGGCATCTTTCTGGACACCATGGACCGAGCGGGGGGGGATTTCCGCCGGCGGCTGGATGCGGTGCGGCGTGGGGTGGCGCTGGAGGGGGAGTTGGAGCTGCCTTTGCAGAACGTTCACGATCATCATTTGTCATGGGCGCAATGGTGGTCGGAATATGACAGTCGCGCCCCGGGTGTGCTGCGCAATAAGTGGTTTGAGCGGCGCCACATGCAGCATCAAATCCGGCGGTGGGAGTGGGACCATTCCAGCGAGCTGCACACCGCCTGGATGAACGGCAGTGGCATGATGGTGTGGGAAAACGTCTTTGGCCAGTGGGTGGGGTGGAATCCGCGGGACCAGTCCCTCTTGCGGGCGATGCTGCCCATTCAACGGCGGTTTGCCGCCCTGTTTTCCGGCGAGGCCTGGACGCCGCTGGTGCCGACATTGCAGCCGGACGTATTTGCCTCGCAATGGGGGGAGGGCCGGGAACGTCTGTGGACGCTGGTGAATCGCGCGACCAAGGCTGTGCAGGGGCCGCTGCTGGCGATTGAAGGCGCTGGCGGCCTGCGGTGCTTTGATTTGGTGCAGGGCGTGGAAATTCGCGGGGAAACCCGCGAGGGCAGCCTGGTGCTTTCGGGAAAAATTGGGCCGCGCGGGGTGGGGTGTTTCTATGCGCTTGAAAAGGGACCCCTGCCCGCCGGATGGAGTGCCTTTCTGCGCCGTCAGCGAGCGGTTCACGCACGGGCCAGTGAGGATACGGCGCATGGTCGCTCCCATGCCCGGCGGGTGTCCATGGTTCCCACCGCGCCTTATCGGCAAGTGCCGGAGGGTATGGTCCGCATTCCCGGCGCCGAGGTCGAATTGACGGTGGAATTCACGGAGCGCGAGCTGGGGTATTACGCGGCGTCGCCGGATCGTCCTTATTCGGGCAGGGGGCTGCGCACTTTTACGCGGCGGGTGGTCTTGAAGCCCTATGCCATGGACGCCACGCCGGTAACCAACCGGCAGTTTGCCGAGTTTTTGAGGGCCTCGAAATACCGGCCTGCCATTCGGGACAATTTTTTGAAGCACTGGGAGAACGGGAGAATTCCAGCGGGATTGGAGGAGCATCCGGTGGTCTATGTGACGCTGGAGGATGCGCGCGCTTATGCGGCCTGGGCGGGCAAGCGTCTGCCCACGGAAGAGGAATGGCAATATGCGGCGCAAGGGCCGGCGGCGTTTCGGTATCCATGGGGCAATCAGGACGATGCGGCCCGGCGCAATGGCGGGCAGAAGGGGGGTACGACGCCGGTGACGGCGTTTCCGCACGGGCGTTCACCGTTTGGACTGTATGATTGCTGCGGCAATGTGTGGGAGCTGACCGAAAGCGAGCACTCTGATGGGCGCAACCGTTTTGTGCTGCTCAAGGGCGGCTGTTGGTACGAGGCGAAGGGCTCGGTCTGGTACTTCGATGGCGGGCCGCGTCCCAATCCGCATACCGCCAAACTCCTGTGCTTTTGGCCCGGGCTGGACCGGTGGGCGACGGTGGGTTTTCGGTGTGCGGTGGATTTGGCGGGATAG
- a CDS encoding sigma-54-dependent transcriptional regulator, with product MTARILLIEDDARLAAILQKLLTREGYAVDHVARGDEGLAQSQCQPYDVILTDLKLPGLDGLSLISQLHAAKPRLPIIMMTAHGTTETAIEATKLGAFEYLLKPCEPEELLDLIASAVAHSQRMTIPVELGEAREARFALVGNSRAMQEVYKQIGRVAATPVTVLIRGATGTGKELVARALYQHSDRADKPFIAVNCAAIPETLLESELFGHERGAFTGAQTRRIGRFEQAHGGTIFLDEIGDLSPGTQAKLLRVLQERCIQRLGGDETIHVNVRVLAATHQDLEKAIAEREFREDLFYRLSVVTLRLPALRDRAEDIPDLVRFFMQRHATDLAIRDPSIQPEAIAWLQRQPWPGNVRQLENVLRQAMLLARPFAVGLDHVQQVLARNAQALDIRHLTIAGYITELLDRAQRGEVEDAFHRLIADIEPELYSQAIRLAQGNQAKAARWLGVTRLKMHDKLTEFGLLPQRNPPPPGTA from the coding sequence ATGACAGCCCGAATCCTTCTCATTGAAGACGACGCCCGGCTTGCGGCCATCCTTCAAAAGCTGCTGACCCGCGAAGGCTATGCGGTGGACCACGTTGCCCGCGGCGATGAGGGGCTTGCCCAGAGCCAGTGCCAGCCTTATGACGTGATCTTGACCGACCTGAAACTGCCGGGGCTGGACGGCCTGAGCTTGATCTCCCAACTTCATGCCGCCAAACCCCGGCTGCCCATCATCATGATGACGGCCCACGGCACCACCGAAACCGCCATTGAGGCGACCAAGCTGGGTGCCTTCGAGTACCTCCTCAAACCCTGCGAGCCGGAGGAACTCCTGGACCTGATCGCCTCGGCGGTCGCCCATTCCCAGCGCATGACCATCCCGGTGGAACTGGGCGAGGCACGCGAGGCCCGTTTCGCCCTGGTCGGCAACAGCCGCGCCATGCAGGAAGTGTACAAACAGATTGGCCGCGTGGCCGCCACCCCCGTTACCGTGCTGATCCGCGGCGCCACCGGCACGGGCAAAGAGCTGGTTGCCCGCGCCCTTTATCAACACAGCGACCGCGCCGACAAGCCGTTCATCGCCGTCAACTGCGCCGCGATCCCGGAAACGTTGCTGGAAAGCGAATTGTTCGGTCATGAGCGCGGGGCTTTCACCGGCGCGCAGACGCGCCGTATTGGGCGTTTTGAACAAGCTCACGGCGGCACCATCTTTCTTGACGAAATCGGTGACTTGTCGCCCGGCACCCAGGCCAAACTCCTCCGGGTCCTGCAAGAACGCTGCATCCAGCGGTTGGGGGGTGATGAAACCATCCACGTCAATGTGCGTGTGCTGGCCGCCACCCATCAGGACTTGGAGAAGGCAATTGCCGAACGCGAGTTCCGTGAGGATTTGTTTTATCGGCTCAGCGTTGTCACCCTCCGCCTGCCGGCGCTGCGCGACCGCGCCGAAGACATCCCCGACTTGGTCCGCTTCTTCATGCAGCGACATGCCACGGACCTGGCCATCCGCGATCCGTCCATCCAGCCGGAGGCGATCGCTTGGTTGCAGCGCCAACCTTGGCCGGGCAACGTGCGCCAACTGGAAAACGTACTCCGCCAAGCCATGCTCCTCGCCCGGCCTTTTGCTGTGGGACTGGACCACGTCCAACAAGTCCTGGCCCGCAACGCGCAAGCGCTGGACATCCGCCATCTGACGATTGCTGGCTACATTACCGAACTCCTGGACCGCGCCCAGCGCGGGGAGGTGGAGGACGCTTTTCACCGCCTGATTGCTGACATCGAACCGGAACTCTACTCCCAAGCCATCCGGCTCGCGCAGGGCAACCAAGCCAAGGCGGCCCGCTGGTTGGGCGTCACCCGCCTCAAAATGCACGACAAACTGACTGAATTCGGTCTGCTGCCGCAGCGTAATCCGCCTCCACCCGGAACCGCGTGA
- a CDS encoding two-component system sensor histidine kinase NtrB, with the protein MALLAASLIGWITRQIWTQLAELQHEFAAMEAESYYLGTRLGAGVERLDGSLLRFQLSDSAKERDRFHEEARALGELLARTRPRLASALETNLVAQWEQAFTAYLADAAPLLDKGVRAVRKDSAAVVAAQIHQISQPLRDLSDRLIASQKTSWRTFLGGSHRTLVGLQQSALMALGMLILCTSTLFLLAHRLAVAPLRRRLSAAQAVLEKQEKLASLGTLAAGVAHEIRNPLASLKFRLFSLKESLPPEFANHDDVVVMGDEINRLERILKDFLQFARPSEPSMAVISAQQTLQTVYALLRPQLQARGIRLVLELGEDLQLRADKQQLEQVLINLVQNAADSIEGQGTVTLRLRQGAARLDGRSVPAAILEIADTGKGIPPDVQSRLFDPFFSTKAGGSGLGLAISERIIEKHGGVLQYQTQLNRGTTFQVVLPRTEYHDSPNPSH; encoded by the coding sequence ATGGCCCTGTTGGCCGCGAGCCTCATCGGGTGGATCACCCGCCAAATTTGGACGCAGCTGGCCGAACTGCAGCACGAGTTCGCCGCCATGGAGGCCGAAAGTTATTACCTTGGTACCCGCCTCGGCGCCGGGGTCGAGCGGCTGGATGGCAGCCTGCTCCGCTTCCAGCTTTCCGACAGCGCCAAGGAACGCGACCGGTTTCACGAGGAGGCGCGCGCGCTGGGCGAACTCCTCGCCCGCACCCGGCCGCGGCTGGCCAGCGCGCTGGAAACCAATCTGGTTGCGCAGTGGGAGCAGGCCTTCACCGCTTATCTCGCCGATGCTGCGCCACTTTTGGACAAGGGCGTTCGGGCGGTGCGCAAGGATTCCGCCGCGGTCGTTGCGGCGCAGATACACCAAATCTCGCAGCCCCTCCGTGACCTCAGCGACCGGCTGATCGCCTCGCAGAAGACCTCCTGGCGCACCTTCCTCGGCGGATCCCACCGCACCTTGGTGGGGCTTCAACAATCCGCCCTGATGGCTCTGGGGATGCTGATTCTGTGCACCTCCACCCTCTTCCTGCTCGCCCACCGGCTCGCCGTGGCTCCCCTGCGGCGCCGCCTGAGCGCCGCCCAGGCGGTGCTCGAAAAACAGGAGAAGCTGGCCTCCCTGGGCACGCTCGCCGCCGGTGTGGCCCATGAAATCCGCAATCCGCTCGCTTCGCTTAAGTTTCGGCTCTTCAGCCTCAAGGAGTCATTGCCCCCGGAATTCGCCAATCATGACGATGTGGTGGTGATGGGTGATGAAATCAACCGCCTCGAACGCATCCTCAAGGATTTCCTGCAGTTTGCCCGCCCCTCCGAACCCTCCATGGCCGTCATTTCCGCCCAGCAGACGCTGCAAACGGTGTACGCCTTGCTCCGGCCCCAGCTCCAGGCGCGCGGCATCCGCCTGGTGCTCGAATTGGGCGAGGATCTTCAGTTGCGGGCCGACAAGCAGCAGCTTGAACAGGTATTGATCAACCTGGTCCAGAACGCCGCCGACAGCATCGAGGGCCAGGGAACCGTCACGCTCCGCCTTCGCCAAGGCGCGGCGCGGCTGGACGGCCGCTCTGTCCCCGCCGCCATCCTCGAAATTGCTGACACCGGCAAAGGCATCCCGCCCGACGTGCAGTCCCGCCTCTTTGATCCGTTCTTTTCGACCAAGGCTGGCGGCTCTGGTCTGGGCCTGGCCATCTCCGAGCGCATCATTGAAAAACACGGCGGCGTGCTCCAATACCAAACCCAGCTCAACCGTGGCACCACCTTCCAGGTTGTGCTGCCACGCACTGAATATCATGACAGCCCGAATCCTTCTCATTGA
- a CDS encoding DUF4956 domain-containing protein produces the protein MMETINLEWFTGGDLGTTPTNWPALVLGLLLSMACGHVVSWVYMTTHSGLSYSRTFVNSLVLLPPIVCLVMQVLTNNLVTAFGLMAVFAIVRFRNILRDTLDTTYLLISLVVGMAAGTQKFASAAVGCALFSVAMLYLWYSSYGSRHRYDLIVNLHWERTLNELPELTRLLSRHSWRAHLASQRTNDGYEGADLSYRLLLRNPARVQDLLSELRAVPGVSRVSSMAAEDESEI, from the coding sequence ATGATGGAAACGATTAATCTGGAATGGTTCACGGGGGGCGATTTGGGGACCACGCCGACCAACTGGCCCGCGCTGGTCTTGGGTCTGTTGCTTTCGATGGCGTGCGGCCACGTGGTGTCGTGGGTCTATATGACCACCCACTCCGGCCTGTCGTACTCGCGCACCTTCGTCAACTCACTGGTGTTGCTGCCGCCAATTGTATGTCTGGTGATGCAGGTGCTGACCAACAACTTGGTCACGGCGTTTGGCCTGATGGCAGTCTTTGCCATTGTGCGATTCCGCAACATCCTCCGGGACACGCTGGACACCACCTACCTGCTGATTAGCTTGGTGGTGGGAATGGCGGCGGGCACCCAAAAATTCGCCAGCGCGGCAGTCGGGTGCGCGCTGTTTTCGGTGGCGATGCTCTATTTGTGGTACTCCTCCTACGGCAGCCGGCATCGGTACGACCTGATCGTCAATTTGCACTGGGAGCGGACTTTGAATGAGCTGCCCGAACTGACACGCTTGTTAAGCCGGCATAGTTGGCGCGCACATTTGGCCAGCCAACGGACGAACGATGGCTATGAGGGCGCGGATTTGTCGTACCGACTGCTGCTGCGGAATCCAGCACGGGTGCAAGACCTGCTGAGCGAATTGCGGGCGGTGCCCGGCGTGTCGCGGGTTTCTTCGATGGCGGCGGAGGACGAATCGGAAATCTAA
- a CDS encoding HlyD family secretion protein, which translates to MKSLPTIPAPVGTLWREVRVRIMPVLMFGLLVWCIVGLWTQVNRAQTLAGVGEGVRALVTSPQRGWLLDIKVKPYQLVNQGDPLAVIQPADSRMLLDFLQSEVQLARLRFQPAVADQNAMNYERIRVELLRMKSELAIAKVNLQRAQNEVERNRPLYLEKLVSEDVYDLSLKTYEAFQAEVTEKTRGVEELERQMASLRALGDPQVAPKDARLEALLKRLEATQSLAASNWGPITLVAPISGMVAAINRQPGEYLMDGEPVLNVHSLWSDRVVGYLRQPYPVDPQVGLAVKITTRTRSRQQFWSSVVQVGAQVEVITNALAYVRQGALVDVGLPIIIEVPPAARIRPGEIVDLWIKPPAANREIGHTN; encoded by the coding sequence ATGAAATCACTGCCTACCATTCCTGCCCCGGTGGGGACCCTCTGGCGCGAAGTACGGGTCCGGATTATGCCCGTCCTGATGTTTGGCTTGCTGGTGTGGTGCATTGTCGGACTCTGGACGCAGGTGAACCGCGCACAAACCCTGGCCGGAGTGGGCGAGGGAGTGCGCGCGCTGGTCACCAGTCCCCAGAGGGGGTGGCTGCTCGATATAAAAGTCAAGCCGTATCAACTGGTCAACCAAGGCGATCCGCTGGCCGTGATCCAGCCGGCGGACTCGCGCATGCTCCTGGATTTTCTGCAATCGGAGGTGCAGTTGGCGCGGCTGCGGTTCCAACCGGCGGTCGCCGACCAAAACGCGATGAACTATGAACGAATCCGGGTGGAACTGCTGCGCATGAAGTCCGAGTTGGCCATCGCCAAGGTGAACTTGCAGCGCGCGCAAAACGAGGTCGAGCGCAACCGTCCGCTCTACCTGGAAAAACTGGTTTCCGAGGATGTGTACGACTTGAGCCTCAAGACGTACGAGGCCTTCCAGGCGGAGGTTACCGAAAAGACCAGAGGCGTGGAGGAATTGGAGCGGCAGATGGCAAGCCTGCGCGCGCTGGGTGACCCGCAGGTGGCGCCAAAGGATGCACGGCTGGAGGCGCTGCTCAAGCGGCTGGAGGCCACGCAATCCCTGGCGGCCAGCAATTGGGGGCCGATCACGCTGGTGGCGCCCATTTCAGGCATGGTGGCCGCGATCAATCGTCAACCAGGGGAATATCTGATGGATGGCGAACCGGTTCTGAACGTTCATTCGTTGTGGAGCGACCGGGTGGTGGGTTATCTGCGGCAGCCGTATCCCGTGGATCCGCAGGTTGGCTTGGCCGTCAAGATTACTACCCGCACCCGAAGCCGGCAGCAGTTTTGGTCCTCGGTGGTGCAGGTGGGGGCGCAGGTGGAAGTGATCACCAACGCCTTGGCGTATGTCCGCCAAGGCGCGCTGGTGGATGTTGGCCTGCCGATCATTATTGAAGTGCCGCCTGCCGCGCGTATTCGGCCGGGGGAAATAGTGGATTTGTGGATCAAGCCCCCGGCGGCCAACCGGGAAATTGGCCACACAAACTGA